A DNA window from Planctomycetota bacterium contains the following coding sequences:
- a CDS encoding ABC transporter ATP-binding protein, with product MSHPLIEIRGLTKIYRVGVEIIHALRGVDFDLHQGEMVAIMGASGSGKSTLMNTLGCLDQPTGGTYRLGGRLVSDLDSNELAAVRNKEIGFVFQSFELLPRLSALENVELPLLYAQGEGWGWRKRRRQIAKDVLDRVGLADRMDHRPSQLSGGQKQRVAIARAILTNPKILMADEPTGNLDTVTTLEILELFEKIHRDGQTVVMVTHEIDVAAHCERVLRLRDGLILSDLPAEQDEAVGPLAKARRLTVAC from the coding sequence ATGAGTCACCCACTCATCGAGATTCGAGGGCTCACCAAGATCTACCGGGTTGGCGTCGAAATCATCCACGCGCTGCGCGGAGTGGACTTCGACCTGCACCAGGGGGAGATGGTCGCGATCATGGGCGCCTCCGGCAGCGGCAAGAGCACCCTGATGAACACGCTGGGCTGCCTGGATCAGCCGACCGGCGGCACCTACCGCCTCGGCGGGCGCCTGGTGAGCGACCTGGACTCCAACGAGCTCGCCGCGGTGCGCAACAAGGAGATCGGCTTCGTCTTCCAGAGCTTCGAGCTGCTGCCGCGGCTGTCGGCGCTGGAGAACGTCGAGCTGCCGCTGCTCTATGCGCAGGGCGAGGGCTGGGGCTGGCGCAAGCGCCGCCGGCAGATCGCCAAGGACGTGCTTGACCGCGTCGGCCTGGCCGACCGCATGGACCACCGTCCGAGCCAGCTCTCCGGCGGCCAGAAGCAGCGCGTGGCCATCGCCCGCGCCATCCTGACCAACCCGAAAATTCTGATGGCCGACGAGCCGACGGGCAACCTGGACACCGTCACCACCCTGGAGATCCTTGAGCTCTTCGAGAAGATCCACCGCGACGGCCAGACCGTGGTGATGGTGACGCACGAAATCGACGTCGCCGCGCACTGCGAGCGCGTGCTGCGGCTGCGCGACGGGCTGATCCTGAGCGATCTTCCCGCTGAGCAAGACGAGGCCGTGGGGCCGCTGGCCAAGGCCCGGAGGCTCACCGTCGCATGCTGA
- a CDS encoding ABC transporter permease: MLSPLFYFESILLAFRQIWANKMRSALTALGIIVGVASTTAVIAALTGMKTQVLKEFETFGAARLYVWPSRPENAPRNKYPWEKVRLKAREAQAIADQCRSVKCVTPISETSLSVQSLNETLEGVSITGMWPAWHQTENRQVIMGRPFSAADIDNARQVCMVNELGIRDLKLPNDPVGEHLIIGGRRFLIVGVVETITERMTGFSTISAELFIPFPMMEKFQDRDYFMQIVAMANSPADADDAKMEITRVMKKIRQLGPDDPETFRVQAIDQFINQFKSIASGITAVAGGIVAISLLVGGIGIMNIMLVSVSERTREIGLRKAVGATPSAILLQFLLEAVTLCLVGGMVGVMIGQSFAMLLRVFLGTYLKEASVPGWAIALAFLFSAIVGVVFGMFPAIKASRLDPIEALRHD, translated from the coding sequence ATGCTGAGCCCGCTCTTCTATTTCGAAAGCATTCTGCTGGCCTTCCGCCAGATCTGGGCCAACAAGATGCGCAGCGCGCTGACGGCGCTGGGCATCATCGTGGGCGTGGCCAGCACCACCGCGGTCATCGCGGCGCTCACCGGCATGAAGACCCAGGTGCTCAAGGAGTTCGAGACCTTCGGCGCGGCGCGACTCTATGTGTGGCCGAGCCGGCCGGAGAACGCTCCGCGCAACAAGTATCCCTGGGAAAAAGTGCGCTTGAAGGCCCGGGAAGCCCAGGCCATCGCGGATCAGTGCCGCAGCGTGAAATGCGTGACTCCCATCAGCGAGACCAGCCTGAGCGTGCAGAGCCTCAACGAAACGCTCGAGGGTGTGTCCATCACGGGCATGTGGCCCGCATGGCACCAGACCGAAAACCGGCAGGTGATCATGGGGCGGCCCTTCAGCGCCGCCGACATCGACAACGCCCGGCAGGTCTGCATGGTGAACGAGCTGGGGATCCGCGACCTGAAGCTGCCCAACGACCCGGTGGGGGAGCATCTGATCATTGGCGGCCGGCGCTTCCTGATCGTGGGTGTGGTCGAGACCATCACCGAGCGCATGACCGGCTTCAGCACCATCAGTGCCGAGCTCTTCATCCCTTTTCCGATGATGGAGAAGTTCCAGGATCGCGACTACTTCATGCAGATCGTGGCCATGGCCAACAGCCCCGCGGACGCCGACGATGCCAAGATGGAGATCACCCGCGTGATGAAGAAGATCCGCCAGCTGGGGCCCGACGATCCCGAGACCTTCCGCGTGCAGGCCATCGACCAGTTCATCAACCAGTTCAAGAGCATCGCCAGCGGCATCACCGCGGTGGCGGGCGGCATCGTGGCCATCAGCCTGCTGGTGGGCGGCATCGGCATCATGAACATCATGCTGGTGAGCGTGAGCGAGCGGACCCGCGAAATCGGACTGCGCAAGGCGGTCGGCGCCACACCGTCGGCGATCCTGCTGCAGTTCCTGCTGGAGGCGGTCACGCTCTGCCTGGTCGGCGGCATGGTCGGCGTGATGATCGGGCAGAGTTTCGCCATGCTGTTGCGAGTGTTTCTCGGCACCTATCTCAAGGAAGCCAGCGTTCCGGGCTGGGCGATCGCCTTGGCGTTTCTTTTCAGCGCGATCGTCGGCGTGGTCTTCGGCATGTTCCCCGCGATCAAGGCTTCGCGCCTGGATCCCATCGAGGCGCTGCGGCATGATTGA
- a CDS encoding ATP-dependent Clp protease adaptor ClpS yields MPVETNVRPSQGMPQWAVRLHNDDKNDMVYVVSTLIKLIRIPAKDATERTLETHNNGSAIVFQTHREHAELVRDQLQSKGLSASIEKN; encoded by the coding sequence TTGCCGGTTGAAACGAATGTCCGCCCTTCGCAGGGGATGCCCCAATGGGCCGTCCGGCTTCACAATGACGACAAAAACGACATGGTGTACGTTGTGTCCACTCTGATCAAGCTGATCCGAATCCCAGCCAAGGATGCCACCGAACGAACGCTGGAGACCCATAACAACGGCTCTGCGATCGTCTTTCAGACCCATCGTGAACACGCCGAATTGGTCCGTGATCAGCTTCAGTCCAAAGGTTTGTCCGCGTCCATTGAAAAAAATTGA
- a CDS encoding efflux RND transporter periplasmic adaptor subunit: MRKPIIITTIAVVVVSLGTYFVWPSSDANSIPVRQTTAKKQTLVESVSAPGNVEPKRKVDVSAEVSARILELPLREGAQVKKGDVLVKLDGRNLMAALTSAEARRDGERFRLESERSRILGTKENLDNSQLQLTRQKNLFETGDVSKQALEDAQTKNKDLQSQLKAAEQMLSQLQKAIESSEAEIEEAREALRKTTITSPIDGVVTLLSAEVGELVMVGTMNNAGTRIMTVADLTEMRLNARVSETDIARVAIGAPATIYINAYKDQPFTGKVDEIALSRTIEKDGTSTYKVLVSFDLNGKMIPSGLSGNVDLNVASNEGIVVPSQAIVDRKVDELPSSISKDPLVQKGKGTTPIVLVVKDGRVSLRPVLSGVSNLTDSIVLQGVQEGETVITGPYRSLESLKEGDRVREEEDKGNMRMNGPGGGGGGGRRGGMRMG, encoded by the coding sequence ATGCGAAAGCCCATCATTATCACCACCATCGCAGTCGTCGTCGTGTCCCTCGGGACCTACTTCGTCTGGCCCAGCTCGGATGCCAACTCGATTCCGGTGCGCCAGACCACTGCGAAAAAGCAGACCCTGGTCGAGTCCGTCTCAGCCCCGGGCAACGTGGAGCCCAAGCGCAAGGTCGACGTGAGCGCCGAGGTGAGCGCCCGCATTCTTGAGCTGCCGCTGCGCGAGGGAGCCCAGGTGAAGAAGGGCGACGTGCTGGTGAAGCTGGACGGACGCAACCTGATGGCGGCCCTGACCAGCGCCGAGGCCCGGCGCGACGGCGAGCGATTCCGCCTGGAGTCGGAGCGTTCCCGGATCCTGGGTACCAAGGAGAACCTGGACAATTCGCAGCTGCAGCTGACCCGCCAGAAGAACCTCTTTGAAACCGGGGACGTGAGCAAGCAAGCCCTGGAGGACGCCCAGACCAAGAACAAGGACCTGCAGTCCCAGCTCAAGGCGGCGGAGCAGATGCTGTCGCAACTGCAGAAGGCGATCGAATCCAGCGAGGCCGAGATCGAGGAGGCCCGCGAGGCCCTGCGCAAGACGACCATCACCAGCCCGATCGATGGCGTGGTGACCCTGCTCTCGGCGGAAGTCGGCGAACTTGTGATGGTCGGCACCATGAACAACGCAGGCACGCGGATCATGACCGTCGCCGACCTCACCGAGATGCGCCTCAACGCGAGAGTCTCCGAGACCGACATCGCGCGGGTCGCCATCGGCGCCCCGGCGACGATCTACATCAACGCCTACAAGGACCAGCCCTTCACCGGCAAGGTGGACGAGATCGCGCTCTCCCGCACCATCGAGAAGGACGGCACCAGCACCTACAAGGTCCTGGTCTCCTTCGACCTCAACGGCAAGATGATCCCCAGCGGACTCTCCGGCAATGTCGACCTGAATGTGGCCAGCAACGAGGGCATCGTGGTGCCGAGCCAGGCGATCGTGGACCGAAAGGTCGACGAGCTGCCCTCGTCGATCTCGAAGGATCCACTGGTGCAGAAGGGCAAGGGCACGACGCCGATCGTGCTGGTGGTCAAGGATGGCCGCGTCTCGCTGCGCCCGGTGCTCAGCGGCGTGAGCAACCTCACCGACTCCATCGTCCTGCAGGGGGTGCAGGAGGGCGAGACCGTCATCACCGGACCCTACCGTTCGCTGGAATCCCTGAAGGAGGGCGACCGCGTGCGTGAGGAAGAGGACAAAGGCAACATGCGCATGAACGGTCCGGGTGGCGGCGGAGGCGGAGGCCGGCGCGGCGGAATGAGAATGGGATAA
- a CDS encoding TolC family protein, whose amino-acid sequence MIDASRIARTTGLILCAALCGCQNELFQDAETPYTAPAKRLHEVGTFNPVKAASQPPETLKEIEKSLSADKLPKQEDRPTRELTLAECRSAALQRNLDLKVQLYNPAIARSQVSQEEAKFEAAITANWQKQSSNLVGNDPTTGNLATDNFTTGLNFPLATGGTFTASALSTENTPTVAAATGTDNWQSGMAFSISQPLLQGAGVEANTASIRVAKLNSQIADARTKLESIRLLANVDKTYWNVYAASRELDVRLNQYKLALAQLERARRRVNAGDAAQIEVIRAESGLGSTIENIIIADNLLRLRQRDLKRLINDPELNMDTPIYVITVTEPRPLGLKFDPEKLAQQAVENRMEMLELELQLAVDATNLGLARNAALPLFTVAYQYNIQGTNDDFAKSWNIGNDDGFTASANANIPLGNEAAKNRVQQAILTRLQRLATRDLRRQTIRQELFNAMDNLQNSWRRILAARLETALAGRTYEAEKRQFDLGIRTSTDVLIAANQLGDAQSKEVTALAGWQISLVDLAFATGTQLGQAQIDWTAELKVPSATEATTGWGAWGVNVGYEEGNQPNDTTGSALKKTDTKPFEMPELGPPVEPIAGLKTPLPNAVPKMDPTSVDPANPAAISPAPPMPSTGVPAPQTPPVEPKPSPEPSGAPAGANPSIISD is encoded by the coding sequence ATGATTGACGCGTCGCGCATCGCACGAACGACCGGCCTGATCCTGTGCGCCGCGCTGTGCGGCTGCCAGAACGAGCTCTTTCAGGACGCCGAGACGCCCTACACCGCGCCGGCGAAGCGGCTGCACGAGGTCGGCACCTTCAATCCGGTGAAGGCGGCGTCGCAGCCGCCGGAGACCCTCAAGGAAATCGAGAAGAGCCTCTCGGCGGACAAGCTGCCCAAGCAGGAGGATCGGCCGACGCGCGAGCTGACCCTGGCGGAGTGCCGCTCGGCGGCGCTGCAGCGCAACCTGGACTTGAAGGTGCAGCTCTACAACCCGGCGATCGCGCGCTCGCAGGTGAGCCAGGAGGAGGCCAAGTTCGAGGCCGCCATCACCGCCAACTGGCAGAAGCAGTCGTCGAATCTGGTCGGCAACGACCCCACCACCGGGAACCTGGCCACGGACAACTTCACCACCGGACTGAATTTTCCGCTGGCCACCGGCGGCACCTTCACCGCCTCGGCGCTCTCCACGGAGAACACGCCCACGGTCGCCGCGGCGACGGGCACGGACAACTGGCAGAGCGGCATGGCCTTCTCGATCAGCCAGCCGCTGCTGCAGGGTGCCGGCGTGGAGGCCAACACCGCCAGCATCCGCGTGGCCAAGCTCAACAGCCAGATCGCCGACGCGCGGACCAAGCTCGAATCGATCCGGCTGCTGGCCAACGTTGACAAGACCTACTGGAACGTCTACGCGGCGTCGCGCGAGCTGGACGTGCGCCTCAACCAGTACAAGCTGGCGCTGGCCCAGCTGGAGCGGGCGCGGCGGCGCGTGAACGCCGGTGACGCGGCCCAGATCGAGGTCATCCGCGCCGAGAGCGGCCTGGGCAGCACGATCGAGAACATCATCATCGCGGACAACCTGCTGCGCCTGCGGCAGCGCGACCTCAAGCGCCTGATCAATGACCCCGAGCTGAACATGGACACGCCGATCTATGTGATCACAGTCACCGAGCCGAGGCCGCTGGGTCTGAAGTTCGACCCGGAGAAGCTGGCCCAGCAGGCGGTGGAGAATCGCATGGAGATGCTGGAGCTGGAGCTGCAGCTGGCGGTCGACGCCACCAATCTGGGGCTGGCCCGCAACGCGGCGCTGCCACTCTTCACCGTGGCCTACCAGTACAACATCCAGGGAACCAACGACGACTTCGCCAAGAGCTGGAACATCGGCAACGACGATGGCTTCACGGCCTCCGCCAACGCCAACATTCCGCTGGGCAACGAGGCCGCCAAGAACCGGGTTCAGCAGGCGATTTTGACCCGTCTGCAGCGACTGGCCACGCGCGATCTGCGCCGCCAGACGATCCGCCAGGAGCTTTTCAACGCCATGGACAATCTGCAGAACTCCTGGCGGCGCATCCTGGCGGCGCGCCTGGAGACGGCGCTGGCGGGCCGGACCTATGAGGCGGAAAAGCGCCAGTTCGACCTGGGCATTCGCACCAGCACCGACGTGCTCATCGCGGCGAACCAGCTGGGCGACGCGCAAAGCAAGGAAGTGACGGCGCTGGCGGGATGGCAGATCTCGCTGGTCGACCTGGCCTTCGCCACCGGAACTCAGCTGGGCCAGGCGCAAATCGACTGGACCGCCGAGCTCAAGGTGCCCAGCGCCACCGAGGCGACCACGGGCTGGGGCGCCTGGGGCGTCAACGTCGGCTACGAGGAGGGCAACCAGCCCAACGACACCACCGGCTCCGCGCTGAAGAAGACCGATACCAAGCCCTTCGAGATGCCGGAACTCGGCCCTCCGGTCGAGCCCATCGCCGGGCTCAAAACGCCGCTGCCCAATGCGGTGCCCAAGATGGATCCGACATCGGTGGATCCCGCCAATCCCGCGGCGATCTCGCCCGCTCCGCCCATGCCGTCGACGGGCGTGCCGGCGCCGCAGACTCCACCGGTGGAGCCGAAGCCATCGCCCGAGCCGTCGGGGGCGCCTGCCGGGGCGAATCCTTCCATAATTTCCGATTGA
- a CDS encoding HD-GYP domain-containing protein, translated as MLVESTLDANVFSLDAHIEAPSASDRVGERFERLAHRLRKAGLIWAQAEPSCLRFSTADEWLTRLTSGSAWMRRAVDQVITQWNANGCVASIEAIPGCWVLPAGVKVRSDGVSRGLVVAITRDAIGQHGSFQALCQSSGVDFELTRDLLRREPAILRQEIPRLSAMVSLVRPAALRTMSAIPTIEALLRAVETADQSIRGHSERTANLALRLATTCRLNPTDQETARVAGLLHDVGKIGIPTSILQKRGALTLEERALVNMHPEMGKQIVSGLGGLERTVPAVLWHHERWDGAGYPHGLAGEKIPVLARIMSVVDSFDAMRRNRPYCDSMSIEAALLEVQNGAGRQFDPKIAHTFVGLIDREPVLAA; from the coding sequence ATGCTCGTCGAATCGACTTTGGATGCGAATGTGTTCTCACTCGACGCACACATTGAAGCCCCCTCCGCCAGCGACCGCGTCGGGGAACGATTCGAGAGACTCGCCCACCGGCTCCGCAAGGCGGGCCTGATCTGGGCCCAGGCCGAACCCAGTTGCCTCCGCTTCTCCACCGCCGACGAATGGCTGACCCGACTCACCTCGGGCAGCGCCTGGATGCGCCGCGCCGTCGACCAGGTCATCACGCAATGGAACGCCAACGGCTGCGTCGCCTCCATCGAAGCCATCCCCGGATGCTGGGTGCTGCCGGCGGGAGTCAAGGTGCGCTCCGACGGCGTTTCGCGCGGGCTGGTGGTGGCCATCACCCGGGACGCGATCGGCCAGCATGGATCGTTCCAGGCCCTCTGCCAGTCTTCCGGCGTCGACTTCGAGCTGACCCGCGACCTGCTGCGCCGCGAGCCGGCGATCCTGCGCCAGGAAATTCCCCGGCTCAGCGCCATGGTATCGCTGGTGCGCCCGGCGGCTCTTCGAACCATGTCCGCGATCCCGACCATCGAAGCCCTGCTTCGCGCGGTCGAGACCGCGGACCAGTCCATCCGCGGCCACAGCGAGCGGACCGCGAATCTCGCACTCCGCCTGGCCACGACCTGCCGCCTGAACCCGACGGATCAGGAAACGGCGCGCGTGGCCGGGCTTCTGCATGACGTCGGCAAGATCGGCATCCCCACTTCCATTCTCCAGAAGCGCGGCGCCCTGACCCTGGAGGAACGGGCCCTGGTGAACATGCATCCGGAGATGGGCAAGCAGATCGTTTCCGGCCTGGGCGGGCTGGAGCGCACGGTGCCCGCGGTGCTTTGGCACCACGAACGATGGGATGGCGCCGGCTATCCCCACGGACTGGCCGGGGAGAAGATTCCCGTGCTGGCGCGGATCATGTCGGTGGTGGACAGCTTCGACGCCATGCGCCGCAACCGCCCCTACTGCGACTCGATGTCGATCGAGGCGGCGCTGCTGGAGGTCCAGAACGGCGCCGGCCGGCAGTTTGACCCGAAGATCGCCCACACCTTCGTGGGCCTGATCGACCGCGAGCCCGTGCTCGCCGCCTGA
- a CDS encoding zinc-binding dehydrogenase, with translation MRALEISRQGSPVAANVQFVSDRAAPEPGSGEVLVQTEASALNHLDLWVGRGMPGIPVKWPTVGGSDGAGKVTKVGPGADASWIGRRVVLMAAVEQPQSRLPNQNPAGEEIHMIGEHSPGTHAEFFTAPVTNILDIGEHDPLDAAAVGLTHLTAYRMLVTKARVAPGAWVLITGIGGGVAVAALALARHLGCRTIVTSRHAWKLEKAKSLGAEHVILDEGSDWSKQVRGCTDRRGVDAVIDSIGMSILPQSIKSLARGGAFVTCGCTSGSEGVTDLARVFWNQLSILGSTMGSMDEFRSVLSLFKSGAIKPVIDSTHAAKEGRAAYARLEAGEQFGKVMIDWRK, from the coding sequence ATGCGAGCTCTTGAAATATCCAGGCAGGGAAGCCCGGTCGCGGCCAATGTGCAGTTCGTCTCCGACCGCGCCGCTCCGGAGCCTGGATCGGGAGAAGTGCTCGTGCAGACCGAGGCCTCGGCCTTGAATCATCTGGATCTCTGGGTCGGCCGCGGCATGCCGGGCATTCCGGTGAAATGGCCCACGGTCGGTGGATCCGATGGAGCCGGCAAGGTGACCAAAGTCGGCCCCGGAGCCGACGCCTCATGGATCGGTCGCCGCGTTGTCCTGATGGCCGCCGTTGAGCAGCCCCAGTCCAGGCTGCCCAATCAAAATCCCGCCGGCGAGGAGATCCACATGATCGGCGAGCACTCGCCGGGCACGCACGCGGAGTTCTTCACTGCGCCCGTCACCAACATCCTTGACATCGGCGAGCACGACCCGCTCGACGCAGCCGCCGTCGGGCTCACGCATCTCACCGCCTATCGAATGCTGGTGACCAAAGCCCGCGTCGCGCCCGGCGCCTGGGTGCTGATCACGGGTATCGGCGGCGGCGTCGCGGTGGCGGCGCTGGCGTTGGCCAGGCACCTGGGTTGCAGAACGATCGTGACCAGCCGCCACGCCTGGAAGCTTGAAAAAGCGAAATCACTTGGCGCCGAGCATGTCATTCTGGATGAGGGATCGGATTGGTCCAAGCAAGTCCGCGGCTGCACCGATCGACGCGGCGTGGACGCGGTGATCGATTCCATCGGCATGTCGATTCTTCCCCAATCCATCAAGAGCCTGGCTCGCGGAGGCGCCTTCGTCACCTGCGGCTGCACCAGCGGCAGCGAAGGTGTCACGGATCTCGCCCGCGTGTTCTGGAATCAACTCTCCATTCTTGGCTCCACCATGGGCTCGATGGATGAGTTTCGCTCCGTCCTCTCGCTCTTCAAGAGCGGAGCGATCAAGCCGGTGATCGATTCCACCCACGCCGCCAAGGAGGGCAGAGCCGCCTATGCCAGACTTGAAGCGGGGGAGCAGTTCGGCAAGGTCATGATCGACTGGCGGAAATAG